A stretch of DNA from Microbacterium croceum:
CCCCTTTCGCGATGTCTTCGCGTTCAGGATGCCGCCGGAACGAGGCAGGATGAAGGGGCTTGACGAGACAGCATGATTCCGTGTCATAGCTCCTGCGGGCAGGTTGATGAGACGGAAACGAAACCGGCAAGGCGGCGTAACCTGGACGCGTGACTGCGTACGTCTCGGCTTTCGACCTGTTCTCCATCGGAGTGGGACCATCGAGCTCCCACACGGTGGGTCCGATGCGCGCGGCCCTGGACTTCGTCCACCGGCTCGGCGCGAGCGAGACGCTCGCACAGGTAGCGAGGATCGAGTGCACGCTGTTCGGTTCCCTGGGCGCAACCGGCATCGGACACGGCACGCCGGATGCGGTCGTGGCGGGCCTGCGGGGGCTGTCGCCGGAGAGCTGCGACCCCGCGGAGGTGCGTTCCGCCTGGACCGAGTATCCGGCGGGCGAGCCGCTCACGCTCGATGGGAGGCGGCAGATCCCGTTCGCGAAGACCGACATCGTCTTCGCCCCGCGCACCCGACTGCCCGGCCACCCCAATGCGATGACGATCACCGCCCGGGACGATGCCGGGGCGACAGTCGCGGAGGAGACGTACTACTCGATCGGCGGAGGCTTCATCCGGCGCGAAGGGGAGAGCACGTCGATCGCGGCTGCGGGATTCCCCTACTCCTATGCGGATGCCGCGTCGCTGCTCGCGCTGTGCGATGAGCACGGGCTGTCGATCGCCGAGGTCGCGCGATTGAACGAGACCGCTGTGCGCAGCGAGGAAGACGTGGCCGCAGGGTTGGACGCGATCTGGAACGCCATGTCGGCGTGCGTCGAGGCAGGGCTGCACTCCGACGGTGTGCTGCCGGGCATGCTCAAGGTGAAGCGGCGGGCGGGCACGATCCGCGCACAGCTCGAAGAGGTCGAGGCCGAGGGGCATCGTGAGCTCCCCGGCGAATGGCTCGGGGCCTTCGCGCTCGCCGTGAACGAGGAGAATGCGGCGGGCGGAAGGGTCGTCACCGCACCGACGAACGGCGCGGCCGGCATCCTGCCCGCGGTGGCGATGTACTGGTGGCGATTCCTCGCGGACTCCGGACTCGGTGCGGGCAACGCCGTCACGCCGTACGGCGAACTGGTCGGCAGCGCGCTGTTGGGCTTCGGCCCCGACGGCCGCAGTCTCGCCGCACAGGCCGACGCCGACCTCGATCCGGAGCAGACCGCCGAGGCGAACCGCCGCCGCGGCATCCGTCGCTTCCTGCTCACAGCCACCGCGCTGGGTTCGCTGTTCAAGGCGAATGCCTCGATCTCGGGGGCGGAGGGCGGATGCCAGGCCGAGGTCGGGTCCGCGTGCGCGATGGCGGCCGGGGGGCTCACCGCGGTGATGGGCGGCACGAACCGGCAGATCGAGAACGCGGCCGAGATCGCGATGGAGCACCACCTCGGCCTGACCTGCGACCCGATCGGGGGACTCGTGCAGATCCCCTGCATCGAGCGCAACGCGATCGCGGCGTCGACCGCGGTGACCGCCGCGCGGCTGGCCCTGCGCGGCGACGGCAGCCACTACGTGTCGCTGGATGCCGTGGTCGAGACGATGCGTCAGACCGGCGCCGACATGTCGACCAAGTACAAGGAGACGAGCGAAGGCGGCCTCGCGGTCAACGTCATCGAGTGCTGAGGTCGCCGGCGCGGGTGTCGGTGATCGCAGGTAGCCTCCTCGAAGACCGAGCGAGGGGAGTCTGATGGATCCGTTCTGGGACCCGAAGAGTCGGCGCCGGCGCCAGCAGCCGGTCGTGGCCGTGCAGCCGACCGACGACGCCCCCACACCCGGCGCGCAGTGGCCGACGAGCATCCCGGCCGTCGCGCAGGTGCTGAGGGACGGCATCGACCTCGACCCGGGGGTGACGTTCCTCGTCGGCGAGAACGGCAGCGGCAAGTCGACCATCGTCGAGGGGGTCGCGATCGCGTACGGGCTGTCGCCCGAGGGCGGGTCGCGCCAGGCGAAGCACAGCACGCGACCGACCGAGTCGCCGTTGTCGGAGTGGCTGCGGCTCCAGCGCGGCGTCGGGGCGAACCGGTGGGGGTTCTTCCTGCGCGCCGAGACGATGCACTCGTTCTACACATATCTGGAAGAGAACCCGTCATCCCGCGGAGACGTCGCCTTCCACGAGATGAGTCATGGCGAGTCCTTCCTCGCACTGCTGGAGAGCAGGTTCGACGAACCGGGGTTCTACTGTCTCGACGAGCCCGAGGCCGCGCTGTCGTTCTCCTCGACGCTCGCACTCGTCGCGGTGCTGCAGCGCATCGTCGACGAGGGCGGCCAGGTGCTGTGCGCCACACACTCGCCGGTGCTCGCCGCGCTCCCCGGCGCGCGCATCCTCGAGGTCGGCGACTGGGGCATCCGTCCCGCCGAGTGGAACGACCTCGAACTCGTGAACCACTGGCGGTCGTTCCTCGACTCGCCGCCGCGCTACCTGCGTCATCTGCTCGACTGAGCCGGCATCCGTTCCCGAAGGAAGTCGTAGGCTGGCGGGCATGACCGAGCACACGGCCCCGAAGCGGCGTGGACGCCCGCGGGGAGTGTCCGACGCGCGGGAGCGGATCATCGCCGCGGCTGTCGACGAGTTCGGAGAGCACGGTTACGAGGCGGCGACGATCCGGCTCATCGCCGCACGTGCCGGCGTGGACTCGGCGCTCGTGCACCACTACTTCGGCACCAAGGCCGACCTCTTCGCCGAGGCCATCGGCATCCCGCTCCGCCCCGATATCGATGTGCCGGGGATCCTCGCCGGACCCAGGGACGGGATCGGCGAGCGACTGATCCGTTACGTGCTGCAGGCGTTCGAGCAACCGGAGATCCGCCGCCGTGGTGTCATGCTGCTGCGCACGGCGATCGGCAGCAAGTTCTCGACTCCGATGCTGGCCGGCTTCCTGTCGCGCGAACTGCTCTCGCGCGTGGCGAAGAGTCTCGACGTCGACGACGCGGAGCTGCGGGCCTCGCTCGTCGCCTCGCAGATCGCCGGGATGCTGATCGCGCGGTACGTGTTGCGGCTGCCGGCGCTCGCGGCCGCCTCGGTCGACGAACTGGTCGCCAGGGTGGGCCCCACGGTGCAGCGCTACCTCTTCGACTGACCGTTGACGTCGCTCGCGCGCAGGCGCATAATTCATCGCATGATGAATAATCTCGCGGTCGAGGTCTCGCAGCTGCGGGTGCAGCGCGGCAAGACCGCGGTGTTCGACGGGATCGACCTCGCCATCCCGCGCGGGCAGATCACCGGGCTGCTCGGTCCCTCCGGATGCGGCAAGACCACGCTCATGCGCTCGATCGTCGGCGTGCAGCGCATCATGTCCGGTGAGGTCACCGTGCTGGGCGAGCCGGGCGGATCCCGGCAGCTGCGGCATCGCGTGGCCTACGGCACTCAGGGCGCCGCGGTGTACGGCGATCTGAGCGTGCGGCAGAACCTGTCGTACTTCGCCGCGCTGCTCAAGGCTCCGAAGGGCGACGTCGATCGGGTGATCGCCGAAGTGGGACTCGGGCCGCAGGCCGGCCAGCTGGTCGACTCGCTCAGCGGCGGGCAGTCGACGCGGGTCTCGCTCGCGATGGCGCTGATCGGATCCCCCGAGCTCGTGGTGCTGGACGAGCCGACGGTCGGGCTCGACCCCGTGCTGCGATCCGAGCTGTGGGCGCTGTTCCGCAGTCTCGCCGACCGCGGGGTCACCCTCATCGTCTCGAGCCACGTCATGGATGAGGCTCTTCGCTGCGACCGGCTGCTGCTGCTGCGCGAGGGGCGGATCATCGCCGACACCACCCCGCACGCGCTCCTGGCCGACACCGGCACGGACGATCCGGAGGCTGCGTTCCTGGCGCTCATCGAACGAGATCGACCGTTCGCGGCGGACACCAGGAGATCACGCCGACACACGCGCGCGGATGACGGCGAGGCATCGGCATGAACGGACTGCGGATGCTCGCCACGGCAGGCAGGGTGCTGACGCAGTTGCGCCACGATCCGCGGTCGATCGCCCTGATGCTCATCGCGCCGAGCCTGCTGGTGGGTCTGTTCGCCTGGCTGTTCAGCGATCAGGAGGGCGTCTTCGACCGGTTCGGGGGTGCGATCCTGGCACTGTTCCCGTTCATCGTGATGTTCCTGATCACCTCGATCACCACGTTGCGGGAGCGCCGGTCCGGCACGCTGGAGCGTCTGATGACCACGCCGCTCGGCAAGGCCGACTTCATCCTCGGGTATGCGCTCGCCTTCGGGCTGATGGCGCTGCTGCAGGCCGTGATCACGGTGTCGTTCGCGGTGGGGGTATGCGGTCTCGACGTCGACGGTCCGCTGTGGCAGCTCGGACTGGTCGCGATCGTCGACGCCCTGCTCGGCACCGCGCTCGGACTGCTCGCCAGCGCGTTCGCCCAGACCGAGTTCCAGGCGGTGCAGTTCATGCCGGTGCTCGTCTTCCCGCAGATCATCCTGGGCGGGCTGTTCATGCCGCGCGACCAGATGCCCGATGTGCTGCACGCCATCTCGGACTGGCTGCCGCTGAGCTATGCGATCGACACGATCAACGCGGTCGCGGCGGGAGATGAGGGCTGGGACGTGTTCGGCCCGTTGCTCGTGGTGCTGGCGTTCGCGGTCGGCGCCCTCGTGCTGGCAGCGCTGACGCTGCGCCGGCGCACGCGCTGAGTCGGCGCACGCGCGGAGAACTCGGCCGCGGCTCAGCGCGCGGCGCGGTTCTTGGTGTGCCTGGTCGGCGCGGCGGCCCAGGGATCTTCCGGCCAGGGGTGCTTCGGGTACCGGCCGCGCATCTCCGCCCGCACCTGCGCATAGGGACCTGACCAGAATGAGGCGAGGTCGTCCGTGACGGCGAGCGGTCGGCCCGCGGGGGAGAGCAGATGGAACAACACCGGCACGCGTCCCTCGACCAGCCGCGGCGTCTCGGCCCAGCCGAAGCACTCCTGCAGTTTCACGGCGACCACGGGGCGCGCATCCGGGTCGTCGGGCGCCGGGTACACGATCCGCACGCGTGACCCGCTGGGCACCTCGAGTCGCTCGGGCACGAGCTCATCGAGGCGCACGGCCTCGGGCCACGGCAGCAGCCGGCGCAGCGCCGACGTCAGATCCAGTCGGGCTGCCGGGGTGCCGGAGGCGAGGGACTCGAGCTCCGGCGCGAGCCAGGTGTCGAGGGCGGCGAGGAGCCCGAGATCCGAGACGTCCGGCCAGGGCGCTCCTAGCTCGCGATGCAGCAGCGCCAGGCGACACCGCAGCTCTGCCGCGGAGGATGACCAGGTGAACAGGCCCAGCCCCTCGCGCTGCAGAGTGCGCCGCACCGCGTCACGGCCCTCGTCGGCCGATGCACGCACCGGTGCCGAGGAGCGCAGGATCGCCCCCACGCGGCGCTCGCGCCGGGCCTGCACGCGACCTCCGACGAACTCCGCCTCGACGCGGTCCGTGAGCAGATGACTCGCGGCCTGCTCCATCTGCTCCTCGCTGAGCGTCGCCGCCGACCGGACGACCGCCCCCGACCCGGCCGCCGCACGTCCGGAGGCGCGGGCGACGTCGGCGATGGCCAGCCATTCGACCCCCGCGAGCGGGCCGGTCACCCCCGCGCGGGTTCCGGATGCCAGCAGGAACGTCGCCCCGCCGGAGATCTGTTCCACACGGCGGGCGACCCGCTCGGGAAAAGCCAGCGCGATCACGAGACCGACGCCGTCGAGGTCGGAGCGCACACCCGGGGTCGCCGTGCTCAGACGCTCGAGGCGGTCTGCATCACTGCGCCAGCGACGGGCATCCGGCGTGCGCGCGCCTCGCAGTGCGATGAGCGCCTGGGCGACATCCGAGTCCGCGGTGCGCAGGTCGCCGCCCAGCAGCGCCACGACCTCGGCGGCGAGTCGAGCGCCCACCGCCGGTCCGCCATCACGCAAGGCGCGGGCCAGCCGCGGATCCGTGGGGATGCGGGCCAGGGCACGTCCCTCATCGGTGGCGCGGCCGTCGTCGTCGATCGCGCCCAGGCCGTGCAGCACCGTGAGGGCGTCGGACAGGCT
This window harbors:
- a CDS encoding L-serine ammonia-lyase, iron-sulfur-dependent, subunit alpha, with amino-acid sequence MTAYVSAFDLFSIGVGPSSSHTVGPMRAALDFVHRLGASETLAQVARIECTLFGSLGATGIGHGTPDAVVAGLRGLSPESCDPAEVRSAWTEYPAGEPLTLDGRRQIPFAKTDIVFAPRTRLPGHPNAMTITARDDAGATVAEETYYSIGGGFIRREGESTSIAAAGFPYSYADAASLLALCDEHGLSIAEVARLNETAVRSEEDVAAGLDAIWNAMSACVEAGLHSDGVLPGMLKVKRRAGTIRAQLEEVEAEGHRELPGEWLGAFALAVNEENAAGGRVVTAPTNGAAGILPAVAMYWWRFLADSGLGAGNAVTPYGELVGSALLGFGPDGRSLAAQADADLDPEQTAEANRRRGIRRFLLTATALGSLFKANASISGAEGGCQAEVGSACAMAAGGLTAVMGGTNRQIENAAEIAMEHHLGLTCDPIGGLVQIPCIERNAIAASTAVTAARLALRGDGSHYVSLDAVVETMRQTGADMSTKYKETSEGGLAVNVIEC
- a CDS encoding AAA family ATPase, with amino-acid sequence MDPFWDPKSRRRRQQPVVAVQPTDDAPTPGAQWPTSIPAVAQVLRDGIDLDPGVTFLVGENGSGKSTIVEGVAIAYGLSPEGGSRQAKHSTRPTESPLSEWLRLQRGVGANRWGFFLRAETMHSFYTYLEENPSSRGDVAFHEMSHGESFLALLESRFDEPGFYCLDEPEAALSFSSTLALVAVLQRIVDEGGQVLCATHSPVLAALPGARILEVGDWGIRPAEWNDLELVNHWRSFLDSPPRYLRHLLD
- a CDS encoding TetR/AcrR family transcriptional regulator, which produces MTEHTAPKRRGRPRGVSDARERIIAAAVDEFGEHGYEAATIRLIAARAGVDSALVHHYFGTKADLFAEAIGIPLRPDIDVPGILAGPRDGIGERLIRYVLQAFEQPEIRRRGVMLLRTAIGSKFSTPMLAGFLSRELLSRVAKSLDVDDAELRASLVASQIAGMLIARYVLRLPALAAASVDELVARVGPTVQRYLFD
- a CDS encoding ABC transporter ATP-binding protein; translated protein: MMNNLAVEVSQLRVQRGKTAVFDGIDLAIPRGQITGLLGPSGCGKTTLMRSIVGVQRIMSGEVTVLGEPGGSRQLRHRVAYGTQGAAVYGDLSVRQNLSYFAALLKAPKGDVDRVIAEVGLGPQAGQLVDSLSGGQSTRVSLAMALIGSPELVVLDEPTVGLDPVLRSELWALFRSLADRGVTLIVSSHVMDEALRCDRLLLLREGRIIADTTPHALLADTGTDDPEAAFLALIERDRPFAADTRRSRRHTRADDGEASA
- a CDS encoding ABC transporter permease; this encodes MNGLRMLATAGRVLTQLRHDPRSIALMLIAPSLLVGLFAWLFSDQEGVFDRFGGAILALFPFIVMFLITSITTLRERRSGTLERLMTTPLGKADFILGYALAFGLMALLQAVITVSFAVGVCGLDVDGPLWQLGLVAIVDALLGTALGLLASAFAQTEFQAVQFMPVLVFPQIILGGLFMPRDQMPDVLHAISDWLPLSYAIDTINAVAAGDEGWDVFGPLLVVLAFAVGALVLAALTLRRRTR
- the hrpB gene encoding ATP-dependent helicase HrpB, whose product is MTSAAFDLAAIGAGLSFAAAVDELAATLDTSTSAVVSAPPGTGKTTLVPPLLASRATGRVIVTQPRRVAARAAARRLAQLDGSPLGTRVGFTVRGERAVARETRVEFVTAGVLLRRLLDDPGLQGVDAVIIDEVHERALETDLLIGLLSEVRELRDDLVLIAMSATLDAARIAAVLGTDEQPAPIVDHDVPAFPLTERWAPSSALRLDERGVTGAFLDHVARTTASAARELHHDEPAADVLVFAPGAREVSEIARRVRDATDTFDVRELHGRMPAAEQDAVMRGRRADERPRIIVTTSLAESSLTVPGVRLVVDTCLSRTPQRDAARGMTGLVTAAASRSSCVQRAGRATRQGPGTVVRCVDERTYAAAPARPTPEIASTDLADAALLLACWGAPGGAGLRLIDPLPADSLSDALTVLHGLGAIDDDGRATDEGRALARIPTDPRLARALRDGGPAVGARLAAEVVALLGGDLRTADSDVAQALIALRGARTPDARRWRSDADRLERLSTATPGVRSDLDGVGLVIALAFPERVARRVEQISGGATFLLASGTRAGVTGPLAGVEWLAIADVARASGRAAAGSGAVVRSAATLSEEQMEQAASHLLTDRVEAEFVGGRVQARRERRVGAILRSSAPVRASADEGRDAVRRTLQREGLGLFTWSSSAAELRCRLALLHRELGAPWPDVSDLGLLAALDTWLAPELESLASGTPAARLDLTSALRRLLPWPEAVRLDELVPERLEVPSGSRVRIVYPAPDDPDARPVVAVKLQECFGWAETPRLVEGRVPVLFHLLSPAGRPLAVTDDLASFWSGPYAQVRAEMRGRYPKHPWPEDPWAAAPTRHTKNRAAR